A region from the Xenopus laevis strain J_2021 chromosome 4S, Xenopus_laevis_v10.1, whole genome shotgun sequence genome encodes:
- the LOC121393275 gene encoding protein kinase C delta type-like isoform X3 produces the protein MTVDHRAVSVNGSLSQRLPSEKRFFYILVIFRIYQPTMDRSKNSPESRGLTRKRTIKEKTEGAPKKTKLMGNNMEEKSLRQVEQEVLKREREREPAEAGRSGASRPCVEAQMPKNPKNITNYKFHKELGKGSFGKVMLASLNNCRDQVAIKVIRKTTSVEDILTEARTLRITGACPFLCHGYGAFQTQMHAFLIMEFMSGGTLEQLINKRGCLNRDIIQFYSAEMIIGLQYLHSCGIVHRDLKPPNILLSAEGHIKISDFGLAVEGIFGNKKMYDLVGSYHYMAPEIHLMSGYGAGVDWWAFAIILCQMAARRSPFHEGLTLLNIIESVTLKQPSIPEDISPDLKSLMQELFEKNPDKRLGTSGDIRKHPFYRSVDWAALENRKIPPPFKPQSQVLSPSVLWLEVYS, from the exons ATGACAGTTGACCATAGAGCTGTCTCAGTGAATGGTTCACTTTCACAGCGTCTCCCCAGTGAGAAgcgatttttctatattttagtcATTTTCAGGATATATCAACCAACTATGGATAGATCCAAAAATTCTCCAGAATCCCGTGGGCTCACGAGGAAGAGAACCATCAAGGAGAAGACAGAAGGGGCACCTAAAAAGACCAAGCTTATGGGTAACAACATGGAGGAGAAAAGCTTGCGTCAAGTAGAGCAAGAGGtgctgaagagagagagagagcgagagccaGCAGAAG CAGGAAGAAGTGGAGCGAGTAGGCCTTGTGTTGAAGCTCAGATGCctaaaaatcctaaaaacatCACCAACTACAAGTTTCACAAGGAGCTGGGAAAAGGAAGCTTCGGAAAG GTTATGCTGGCGTCGCTTAACAACTGCAGAGATCAAGTGGCAATCAAAGTGATTCGGAAGACTACGAGTGTAGAGGACATCCTGACGGAGGCGCGCACTCTCAGAATCACTGGAGCTTGTCCCTTTCTCTGCCATGGATATGGAGCTTTCCAAACGCAG ATGCATGCGTTTCTTATAATGGAGTTCATGAGTGGAGGGACCCTGGAACAGCTTATAAATAAGAGAGGTTGCCTGAACAGGGACATCATACA attcTATTCTGCAGAGATGATCATCGGTCTACAGTATCTGCATTCATGTGGTATTGTGCACCG AGATCTTAAACCACCAAACATCTTACTGAGCGCCGAGGGGCATATCAAGATCAGTGATTTCGGCCTAGCTGTAGAAGGGATTTTCGGCAACAAGAAGATGTACGATCTAGTAGGGTCCTACCACTACATGGCTCCAGAG ATTCATCTGATGAGTGGATATGGCGCAGGAGTGGATTGGTGGGCATTTGCCATTATTCTGTGCCAAATGGCCGCCAGAAGATCTCCATTCCACGAAGGCTTGACACTGCTCAACATCATCGAATCAGTCACCTTGAAGCAGCCTTCCATTCCAGAGGATATCAGCCCTGATCTGAAAAGTCTGATGCAGGAG ctCTTTGAGAAGAATCCAGACAAGCGCCTGGGCACATCGGGGGATATAAGGAAACACCCGTTTTATAGATCGGTTGACTGGGCAGCGTTGGAGAACAGGAAGATTCCACCTCCTTTCAAGCCACAATCT CAGGTCCTTTCTCCTTCAGTGCTGTGGCTGGAGGTATATTCTTGA
- the LOC121393275 gene encoding protein kinase C delta type-like isoform X4 — MTVDHRAVSVNGSLSQRLPSEKRFFYILVIFRIYQPTMDRSKNSPESRGLTRKRTIKEKTEGAPKKTKLMGNNMEEKSLRQVEQEVLKREREREPAEAGRSGASRPCVEAQMPKNPKNITNYKFHKELGKGSFGKVMLASLNNCRDQVAIKVIRKTTSVEDILTEARTLRITGACPFLCHGYGAFQTQMHAFLIMEFMSGGTLEQLINKRGCLNRDIIQFYSAEMIIGLQYLHSCGIVHRDLKPPNILLSAEGHIKISDFGLAVEGIFGNKKMYDLVGSYHYMAPEIHLMSGYGAGVDWWAFAIILCQMAARRSPFHEGLTLLNIIESVTLKQPSIPEDISPDLKSLMQELFEKNPDKRLGTSGDIRKHPFYRSVDWAALENRKIPPPFKPQSVLSPSVLWLEVYS, encoded by the exons ATGACAGTTGACCATAGAGCTGTCTCAGTGAATGGTTCACTTTCACAGCGTCTCCCCAGTGAGAAgcgatttttctatattttagtcATTTTCAGGATATATCAACCAACTATGGATAGATCCAAAAATTCTCCAGAATCCCGTGGGCTCACGAGGAAGAGAACCATCAAGGAGAAGACAGAAGGGGCACCTAAAAAGACCAAGCTTATGGGTAACAACATGGAGGAGAAAAGCTTGCGTCAAGTAGAGCAAGAGGtgctgaagagagagagagagcgagagccaGCAGAAG CAGGAAGAAGTGGAGCGAGTAGGCCTTGTGTTGAAGCTCAGATGCctaaaaatcctaaaaacatCACCAACTACAAGTTTCACAAGGAGCTGGGAAAAGGAAGCTTCGGAAAG GTTATGCTGGCGTCGCTTAACAACTGCAGAGATCAAGTGGCAATCAAAGTGATTCGGAAGACTACGAGTGTAGAGGACATCCTGACGGAGGCGCGCACTCTCAGAATCACTGGAGCTTGTCCCTTTCTCTGCCATGGATATGGAGCTTTCCAAACGCAG ATGCATGCGTTTCTTATAATGGAGTTCATGAGTGGAGGGACCCTGGAACAGCTTATAAATAAGAGAGGTTGCCTGAACAGGGACATCATACA attcTATTCTGCAGAGATGATCATCGGTCTACAGTATCTGCATTCATGTGGTATTGTGCACCG AGATCTTAAACCACCAAACATCTTACTGAGCGCCGAGGGGCATATCAAGATCAGTGATTTCGGCCTAGCTGTAGAAGGGATTTTCGGCAACAAGAAGATGTACGATCTAGTAGGGTCCTACCACTACATGGCTCCAGAG ATTCATCTGATGAGTGGATATGGCGCAGGAGTGGATTGGTGGGCATTTGCCATTATTCTGTGCCAAATGGCCGCCAGAAGATCTCCATTCCACGAAGGCTTGACACTGCTCAACATCATCGAATCAGTCACCTTGAAGCAGCCTTCCATTCCAGAGGATATCAGCCCTGATCTGAAAAGTCTGATGCAGGAG ctCTTTGAGAAGAATCCAGACAAGCGCCTGGGCACATCGGGGGATATAAGGAAACACCCGTTTTATAGATCGGTTGACTGGGCAGCGTTGGAGAACAGGAAGATTCCACCTCCTTTCAAGCCACAATCT GTCCTTTCTCCTTCAGTGCTGTGGCTGGAGGTATATTCTTGA
- the LOC121393275 gene encoding protein kinase C delta type-like isoform X2 yields MTVDHRAVSVNGSLSQRLPSEKRFFYILVIFRIYQPTMDRSKNSPESRGLTRKRTIKEKTEGAPKKTKLMGNNMEEKSLRQVEQEVLKREREREPAEGRSGASRPCVEAQMPKNPKNITNYKFHKELGKGSFGKVMLASLNNCRDQVAIKVIRKTTSVEDILTEARTLRITGACPFLCHGYGAFQTQMHAFLIMEFMSGGTLEQLINKRGCLNRDIIQFYSAEMIIGLQYLHSCGIVHRDLKPPNILLSAEGHIKISDFGLAVEGIFGNKKMYDLVGSYHYMAPEIHLMSGYGAGVDWWAFAIILCQMAARRSPFHEGLTLLNIIESVTLKQPSIPEDISPDLKSLMQELFEKNPDKRLGTSGDIRKHPFYRSVDWAALENRKIPPPFKPQSVSPSLQQLYLEETSFSAHQVSGLFWWDTTWA; encoded by the exons ATGACAGTTGACCATAGAGCTGTCTCAGTGAATGGTTCACTTTCACAGCGTCTCCCCAGTGAGAAgcgatttttctatattttagtcATTTTCAGGATATATCAACCAACTATGGATAGATCCAAAAATTCTCCAGAATCCCGTGGGCTCACGAGGAAGAGAACCATCAAGGAGAAGACAGAAGGGGCACCTAAAAAGACCAAGCTTATGGGTAACAACATGGAGGAGAAAAGCTTGCGTCAAGTAGAGCAAGAGGtgctgaagagagagagagagcgagagccaGCAGAAG GAAGAAGTGGAGCGAGTAGGCCTTGTGTTGAAGCTCAGATGCctaaaaatcctaaaaacatCACCAACTACAAGTTTCACAAGGAGCTGGGAAAAGGAAGCTTCGGAAAG GTTATGCTGGCGTCGCTTAACAACTGCAGAGATCAAGTGGCAATCAAAGTGATTCGGAAGACTACGAGTGTAGAGGACATCCTGACGGAGGCGCGCACTCTCAGAATCACTGGAGCTTGTCCCTTTCTCTGCCATGGATATGGAGCTTTCCAAACGCAG ATGCATGCGTTTCTTATAATGGAGTTCATGAGTGGAGGGACCCTGGAACAGCTTATAAATAAGAGAGGTTGCCTGAACAGGGACATCATACA attcTATTCTGCAGAGATGATCATCGGTCTACAGTATCTGCATTCATGTGGTATTGTGCACCG AGATCTTAAACCACCAAACATCTTACTGAGCGCCGAGGGGCATATCAAGATCAGTGATTTCGGCCTAGCTGTAGAAGGGATTTTCGGCAACAAGAAGATGTACGATCTAGTAGGGTCCTACCACTACATGGCTCCAGAG ATTCATCTGATGAGTGGATATGGCGCAGGAGTGGATTGGTGGGCATTTGCCATTATTCTGTGCCAAATGGCCGCCAGAAGATCTCCATTCCACGAAGGCTTGACACTGCTCAACATCATCGAATCAGTCACCTTGAAGCAGCCTTCCATTCCAGAGGATATCAGCCCTGATCTGAAAAGTCTGATGCAGGAG ctCTTTGAGAAGAATCCAGACAAGCGCCTGGGCACATCGGGGGATATAAGGAAACACCCGTTTTATAGATCGGTTGACTGGGCAGCGTTGGAGAACAGGAAGATTCCACCTCCTTTCAAGCCACAATCTGTAAGTCCATCACTGCAGCAGCTCTATCTGGAGGAAACATCATTTTCTGCACACCAAGTATCAGGTTTATTCTGGTGGGATACAACCTGGGCATAG
- the LOC121393275 gene encoding protein kinase C delta type-like isoform X1: MTVDHRAVSVNGSLSQRLPSEKRFFYILVIFRIYQPTMDRSKNSPESRGLTRKRTIKEKTEGAPKKTKLMGNNMEEKSLRQVEQEVLKREREREPAEAGRSGASRPCVEAQMPKNPKNITNYKFHKELGKGSFGKVMLASLNNCRDQVAIKVIRKTTSVEDILTEARTLRITGACPFLCHGYGAFQTQMHAFLIMEFMSGGTLEQLINKRGCLNRDIIQFYSAEMIIGLQYLHSCGIVHRDLKPPNILLSAEGHIKISDFGLAVEGIFGNKKMYDLVGSYHYMAPEIHLMSGYGAGVDWWAFAIILCQMAARRSPFHEGLTLLNIIESVTLKQPSIPEDISPDLKSLMQELFEKNPDKRLGTSGDIRKHPFYRSVDWAALENRKIPPPFKPQSVSPSLQQLYLEETSFSAHQVSGLFWWDTTWA, from the exons ATGACAGTTGACCATAGAGCTGTCTCAGTGAATGGTTCACTTTCACAGCGTCTCCCCAGTGAGAAgcgatttttctatattttagtcATTTTCAGGATATATCAACCAACTATGGATAGATCCAAAAATTCTCCAGAATCCCGTGGGCTCACGAGGAAGAGAACCATCAAGGAGAAGACAGAAGGGGCACCTAAAAAGACCAAGCTTATGGGTAACAACATGGAGGAGAAAAGCTTGCGTCAAGTAGAGCAAGAGGtgctgaagagagagagagagcgagagccaGCAGAAG CAGGAAGAAGTGGAGCGAGTAGGCCTTGTGTTGAAGCTCAGATGCctaaaaatcctaaaaacatCACCAACTACAAGTTTCACAAGGAGCTGGGAAAAGGAAGCTTCGGAAAG GTTATGCTGGCGTCGCTTAACAACTGCAGAGATCAAGTGGCAATCAAAGTGATTCGGAAGACTACGAGTGTAGAGGACATCCTGACGGAGGCGCGCACTCTCAGAATCACTGGAGCTTGTCCCTTTCTCTGCCATGGATATGGAGCTTTCCAAACGCAG ATGCATGCGTTTCTTATAATGGAGTTCATGAGTGGAGGGACCCTGGAACAGCTTATAAATAAGAGAGGTTGCCTGAACAGGGACATCATACA attcTATTCTGCAGAGATGATCATCGGTCTACAGTATCTGCATTCATGTGGTATTGTGCACCG AGATCTTAAACCACCAAACATCTTACTGAGCGCCGAGGGGCATATCAAGATCAGTGATTTCGGCCTAGCTGTAGAAGGGATTTTCGGCAACAAGAAGATGTACGATCTAGTAGGGTCCTACCACTACATGGCTCCAGAG ATTCATCTGATGAGTGGATATGGCGCAGGAGTGGATTGGTGGGCATTTGCCATTATTCTGTGCCAAATGGCCGCCAGAAGATCTCCATTCCACGAAGGCTTGACACTGCTCAACATCATCGAATCAGTCACCTTGAAGCAGCCTTCCATTCCAGAGGATATCAGCCCTGATCTGAAAAGTCTGATGCAGGAG ctCTTTGAGAAGAATCCAGACAAGCGCCTGGGCACATCGGGGGATATAAGGAAACACCCGTTTTATAGATCGGTTGACTGGGCAGCGTTGGAGAACAGGAAGATTCCACCTCCTTTCAAGCCACAATCTGTAAGTCCATCACTGCAGCAGCTCTATCTGGAGGAAACATCATTTTCTGCACACCAAGTATCAGGTTTATTCTGGTGGGATACAACCTGGGCATAG